A genomic segment from Microbacterium sp. SORGH_AS_0428 encodes:
- the add gene encoding adenosine deaminase has translation MSASAEIERIVRGLPKVSLHCHLIGSVQATTLVELAAKHGVALDGGRTAENLFDHASYEDLDEFLRVLDVAGSVIRDVDDFHRVTYESLTAGGAAHNVLYREIFLSPPGHPGIGYRTIIDGVRAGMRDAETDTGIRSNLIVGLNRNDTPGAATELVETMIANPYDEVIGIGLDYSEMIGPPEKFWKAFRLAGEAGLQRTAHSESGPPHNIETILDLLGCSRVDHGYHVVDDPDITRRCVEERIPFTCTPVSSDIGRYSGSGDGSHLRIKQMVDAGLLVTIDSDDPPMFGTDPTHDYRALAHALGYGLDTLASFTANAIEASWLDADSKRDLQQRADRMVADLAAPLVKTP, from the coding sequence ATGAGCGCATCGGCCGAGATCGAGCGGATCGTACGGGGCCTGCCCAAGGTCAGCCTGCACTGCCATCTCATCGGCTCGGTGCAGGCGACGACGCTCGTGGAACTGGCGGCCAAGCACGGCGTCGCGCTCGACGGCGGACGCACCGCCGAGAACCTCTTCGACCACGCCAGCTACGAGGACCTCGACGAGTTCCTGCGCGTGCTGGATGTGGCGGGCTCCGTCATCCGCGACGTCGACGACTTCCATCGCGTCACCTACGAGTCGCTGACCGCGGGAGGCGCCGCACACAACGTGCTCTACCGCGAGATCTTCCTCAGCCCCCCCGGCCATCCCGGCATCGGGTACCGCACGATCATCGACGGCGTCCGGGCCGGGATGCGCGACGCCGAGACCGACACCGGCATCCGCAGCAACCTCATCGTCGGCCTCAACCGCAACGACACTCCGGGCGCCGCCACCGAACTTGTCGAGACGATGATCGCGAACCCCTACGACGAGGTCATCGGGATCGGGCTCGACTACTCCGAGATGATCGGACCGCCTGAGAAGTTCTGGAAGGCCTTCCGGCTCGCCGGCGAGGCCGGTCTGCAGCGCACCGCGCACTCCGAATCGGGGCCGCCGCACAACATCGAGACCATCCTCGACCTGCTCGGGTGCAGCCGCGTCGACCACGGCTACCACGTCGTCGACGACCCCGACATCACACGCCGGTGCGTCGAGGAGCGCATCCCGTTCACCTGCACCCCCGTCTCCAGCGACATCGGCCGCTACTCCGGCAGCGGCGACGGCAGCCACCTCCGCATCAAGCAGATGGTGGATGCGGGGCTGCTCGTGACCATCGACTCCGACGACCCGCCGATGTTCGGCACCGACCCCACCCACGACTACCGCGCGCTCGCCCACGCGCTCGGGTACGGCCTCGACACCCTCGCCTCCTTCACCGCCAACGCGATCGAGGCGAGCTGGCTCGATGCGGACAGCAAGCGCGACCTGCAGCAGCGCGCCGACCGCATGGTCGCCGACCTCGCCGCGCCGCTCGTGAAGACCCCCTGA